The DNA window GGATTGGTAGAACGCGCCGATTATGATGCGGGACACGGCGTCGTCCAGGTCGGCGTCCTCGTCGATAATGCACGCGGCGTTGCCGCCAAGTTCAAGGACAACCTTCTTGCGGCCCGCCCGAGTCTTCATGTTCCAGCCGACTTCGGGCGAACCTGTGAAGCTGAGGAGTTTCAGGCGGTCATCGGTTACGAGCAGGTCGGCGGCGTCGCGTGTGCTGGGTAGTATGGAGAACGCGCCTTCGGGAAGTTCGGTTTCGGCGAGAATCTCGCCGATGAGCAATGCGCCGATGGGCGTGAGACTGGCCGGTTTGAGCACGAAGGGACAGCCCGCGGCAATCGCGGGAGCGATTTTGTGTGCGGCGAGATTGAGCGGAAAGTTGAACGGCGAGATGAAGGCGCACGCGCCAATGGGGACACGCTTCCACATGCCGGAGTAGCCTCGCGCGCGAGCGCTAATATCGAGCGGGAGGACTTCTCCGGTGCTGCGCGAAGTCTCTTCGGCGGCAACGCGAAACGTGTCGATCAGGCGCGCGACTTCGCCGCGGCTGTCGCGAATGGGTTTGCCCGCTTCGACGCAGAGGCATTCGGCCAACTCGGACTGACGCTCCGTGAATCGATTGACGCAATGCTCGAGGACGGCGCGGCGCTCATAGACGGCCATGCGGCGCATGGGTTCCTCGGCGGCAACTGCGGCCGCGATGGCGGCATCCAATGCGGCAGCATCGGCTAAAGCGACACGCGCGGCGGGTTCGTTAGAGTACTTGTCGCGCACAATGAGATCGTGGTTTGGCGCGCAGGACCGATTGGCGAGAAAGTAGGGATAGGTTGGTTTCATGGTGAGGCAAGTATACTGGAGTGAGACGCGATTTTGGATTCTGAATCGGGAAGAAGACTGAAGATGTCGAGAGGCAATGCAGATAGGGTCAGCAAGAAGACCGTAGCGCGCAGAGCCGCGGGCGCGGTCGCAGGTTGCGTATTGGCGGCAGTGGCGTGCGTGAGTGCGGGATGTTTTGGAGGATCGTCGCCATTGCCTCCGGAGGAGGCGTTGAAGCAAGCGTCGGAGTCGGTGGAGCGGGTGCTGGCGCAAGCTGCGGAAGACAACAAATACAGCAGGGACAGCAAAAACTCCGAAGATAGCCCGTACAATGCACCGACGGTTGGAAATGCGAGCGCTATCGAGTTGTGGTACCCGGAGCACCCGATCCTGGGTCCGG is part of the Candidatus Hydrogenedentota bacterium genome and encodes:
- a CDS encoding aldehyde dehydrogenase family protein — its product is MKPTYPYFLANRSCAPNHDLIVRDKYSNEPAARVALADAAALDAAIAAAVAAEEPMRRMAVYERRAVLEHCVNRFTERQSELAECLCVEAGKPIRDSRGEVARLIDTFRVAAEETSRSTGEVLPLDISARARGYSGMWKRVPIGACAFISPFNFPLNLAAHKIAPAIAAGCPFVLKPASLTPIGALLIGEILAETELPEGAFSILPSTRDAADLLVTDDRLKLLSFTGSPEVGWNMKTRAGRKKVVLELGGNAACIIDEDADLDDAVSRIIIGAFYQSGQSCISVQRILAHESVYESLRDRLVAETNALTCGDPRLESTFIGPIISDAEAARIESWVQSAVTAGARLLCGGTRDGRMILPALLENVSHSEPVWANEVFGPVACLAPFRDFDSALREVNASEYGLQAGVFTRDLSRALRAWDTLEVGGVVIGDVPSWRVDHMPYGGVKSSGLGREGVRFAIEDMTEIRLMVIRGREQI